The DNA segment GGACTAATtgaatgttcaaaaaaaaagaagacgaaTTGCATGAGGAATATAATGAAACCACTTTTAATGGCCATGTTTCAAGACTATGGACCCTCTTTTCATTGTTAGATTTgtttataacaaaaacaaactaaatatattttgacaATTTCTAGCTTAATTATTGGTATTTTTAAAAACGTGCAGCCGTCtacgtttatatatataatatgtaaagATTACGACTAGTTTATTGACACGAAAGGAAATtcacgaggaagaagaaatataGTATACTAGTTTGACTTGGATGCTATATATGCCATACAACATGAGCTAGGGGATTTTGGATCTCAAAAACCTACAACCAATCAAATGGCTTCTCTGGACCACATTCtctgtcttctttctcttctcttcatCTCTTCCTTGCACGTTTTGCCTGCTTCAGCCACACCACACAAACTAAAAAACGCCATTACCATCCGAGAAGTCAACCGCAGAGGACCTTATATCGGTCTCGTGACGGTCTTTGAGACGGAAGAAAATGCTTTCCTGGGAAGTGTAGACTTCAGACCCGATCCTGCTCATCCGTTCTTGGATCTCTCTGGTATATATATGTGTGCTTAGCTTAATAACTGCCACTTCTTGAATATATATCTTTTCACGTTTTATATGGTGATCGAGTCTTTTGTTACCAGTCAATGGAAGCAAGTCACTTTGAGATATGTGTAAAATGTAAATATGTTTTCTGATTTTGTGAGAAAAATGAAATGATTGCAGGAAGACGTTTTAGGATAGGGAAGATTCATGGAAAGAAGGTTGTTTATGTCAGATGTGGGATAGGAATGGTGAGTAACCACCAACTATAGTCAATAGTTACAATTTTAAAAAGGTTCTTtcgttgttttttttcttacatttttTGCCAACTGTTATTTTCTGACTAAATAGGCTGGCTAATATTTTCTGTCTCTATAACAGaaaatattatagttatttaactactccaataattatttttgacaAAAGATAGTTTTTAATAAACAGTTGTCAATATAGGTAcaactaataaatattaaattttatcaatgatcatatattaaaaagggTAGGATATCATGGAATATCACATATTGGATCCAGATTTATAAAAACATGTGTGGCTTTATTAAAATGTCTGAAAAATAACAATTAGTATAATATTGTTAAAAAgtagaatatataaaaaatcacaaaatataaggaactgttttttattaaaaaatttaaaaatcaaatatttgcTTCACACCGATCCGAAAAATTTAATATCCGGATATTTACAAATTTGGAGCTGATTTTGGATCAAGTCTTATATTCTGGATACTAATTGTACCCCTAATATTTAGTAATATATTCATAGTGGCATATTagtctatttaatttatttatagttcatGTGAATGATTAAATCTGACACTTTTATGAAACACATATAGtttatgttattaagaaaaaaatgtgcAGGTAAACGCAGCAGCAGCAACACAACAATTGATAGATGTGTTCAATATGAAAGGGATTGTGCATTTTGGGATTGCTGGAAATACAAACAACTCAATGTCCATAGGAGACGTGAGCATTCCTAAGCAAATCACCAATGCTGGCATGTGGGATTGGCTGGTAAATACATAGTAGTTTGATATTTGATGACATATAATTAATTGCTTCTCTTCATATGTATTAACTTTTAACTCATGATTTGGTTGAGTAAAACAGAATCCAGACAAAGCAGAGGGAAGTGAGTATGCAGCATACTTAGATTTTGGGAAGTATACTGTTCCACAAGGGGATGGCAGCGACAGTATGTTAGGGAGTATTGGATACAGTTACGAGGAACTATATTCAGTCAGTATTGGTCACAAAAATTCACCTAAGAAAGTATTTTGGATCAATACAACTCAAGAGTGGCTTCAACTTGCAGCTGGTCTAGAGGTTGTTAAAAATGATATATTGATTAAGGCAAAAGAATGGTTCCAGTATTTAACCTAGGttgttatttattatttggaTATGGATGCAGAAGATGGAGCTGTTGCAATGTGTGAATGCAACTTTGTGTCTTCCAGAGAAACCAAAACTGGTTGTTGGATTAAAAGCAGCCACTGCTAATACATTTGTGGATAATGCAGCCTACAGAGACTTCTTATATGATACTTTTGGTGTTTCCTCCTCAGACATGGAGAGTTCTGCAGTGGCTATGGTAATTTATTCACATACACACACTTTTGAATCATTCATTTTTAACTAATAGTTTCTCATGttgttttttgtttctgttttgattttatttttaactagaCGTGC comes from the Brassica rapa cultivar Chiifu-401-42 chromosome A01, CAAS_Brap_v3.01, whole genome shotgun sequence genome and includes:
- the LOC103862017 gene encoding bark storage protein A, encoding MASLDHILCLLSLLFISSLHVLPASATPHKLKNAITIREVNRRGPYIGLVTVFETEENAFLGSVDFRPDPAHPFLDLSGRRFRIGKIHGKKVVYVRCGIGMVNAAAATQQLIDVFNMKGIVHFGIAGNTNNSMSIGDVSIPKQITNAGMWDWLNPDKAEGSEYAAYLDFGKYTVPQGDGSDSMLGSIGYSYEELYSVSIGHKNSPKKVFWINTTQEWLQLAAGLEKMELLQCVNATLCLPEKPKLVVGLKAATANTFVDNAAYRDFLYDTFGVSSSDMESSAVAMTCVSNGYPVIVIRGLSDLAGAQTGDNAVRKFGSLAATNTARAVLEFIKKLPPNYNLNSYA